A DNA window from Daucus carota subsp. sativus chromosome 3, DH1 v3.0, whole genome shotgun sequence contains the following coding sequences:
- the LOC108214132 gene encoding cytosolic endo-beta-N-acetylglucosaminidase 1 translates to MQIPFRAYINRQTLITLKTIYTIIHTSIASIFFPTKMSTPTPTPPPFDPSRPSSPISYPIKTLEELESRSYFDSFHYPFNKSWGCTQGVRSNAAEKSLPMRPRLLVCHDMAGGYGDDKWVQGGDNPDAYAIWHWYLMDVFVYFSHSLVTLPPPCWVNAAHLHGVKVLGTFITEWDEGKAITRKLLETKESAHMYAERLTELAVSLGFDGWLINMEVEVDIEQIPNLKEFVSHLTYAMHSSKDGSLVIWYDSVTVFGKLEWQDHLNDSNKPFFDACDGIFVNYTWKANYPKLSADVAGSRQFDVYMGIDVFGRGTFGGGQWTTNVALDVIKKDNVSAAIFAPGWVLETNQPPDFQTAQNRWWGLVENSWGVSQKYPKSLPFYSNFDQGHGYHIFMDGRKISTKPWNNISCQSFQPLLDCLEDQRPNAIQVSIDFNEASYIGGGNITLKGSLDGDTYFTTRIFQGELLFGNLPVLFTFSVKSDVSSMVGLSLKFSSQALEKTSILLASRGDSVLNTKQFSSKFNRVIMPHQVKRLDATPGWVIQESRLAMEGYTLTGIHIICYRSKHISVNHEIVTQSPSIYNAVLGHIDIRTSATNSDFPPDASWLVEGQFIKWTSGSEASKTVSVKIIWKLKDGTASWFPSYNIYVEKQGIVRNSNALLEERLEYLGLARVEAFYISDLMVPSGISRLNFIIQVCSLDGTLQKLDCSPSFQLNVEG, encoded by the exons ATGCAGATCCCATTTCGCGCCTATATAAACCGCCAAACCCTCATCACCCTCAAAACCATCTACACCATAATACACACAAGCATTGCATCTATCTTCTTCCCCACCAAAATGAGCACTCCCACCCCAACTCCACCCCCATTTGATCCCTCCCGACCCTCTTCACCAATCTCTTATCCAATCAAAACCCTCGAAGAACTCGAGTCCAGGTCTTATTTTGACTCGTTTCACTACCCTTTTAACAAATCTTGGGGTTGCACACAAGGTGTTCGATCAAATGCCGCAGAGAAGAGTTTGCCGATGAGGCCGAGATTGTTGGTCTGTCATGATATGGCTGGTGGGTATGGTGATGATAAGTGGGTGCAAGGTGGGGATAACCCGGATGCTTATGCCATTTGGCATTGGTATTTGATGGATGTGTTTGTGTATTTTTCGCATAGTTTGGTTACTTTGCCGCCTCCTTGTTGGGTTAATGCTGCACACTTGCATGGTGTTAAG GTACTGGGTACTTTTATTACCGAGTGGGATGAAGGGAAAGCTATTACTCGTAAACTGCTTGAGACAAAGGAGTCTGCTCACATGTATGCGGAGCGCTTGACTGAGCTTGCTGTTTCCCTTGGCTTTGATGGATGGTTG ATCAACATGGAAGTAGAAGTAGACATTGAACAAATTCCTAATTTAAAGGAATTTGTTAGCCACTTAACTTATGCTATGCACTCTTCGAAGGATGGGTCTTTAGTCATATG GTATGATAGTGTTACTGTTTTTGGAAAACTTGAGTGGCAGGATCATCTAAATGACAGCAACAAGCCCTTTTTTGATGCATGTGATGGCATTTTTGTTAACTATACATGGAAG GCCAATTATCCTAAGCTCTCAGCTGATGTTGCTGGTAGCAGACAATTTGATGTGTACATGGGTATTGATGTATTTGGAAGGGGAACCTTTGGTGGTGGACAGTGGACA ACAAATGTTGCACTTGATGTAATAAAGAAAGATAATGTGTCAGCTGCTATCTTTGCACCTGGATGGGTACTTGAGACAAATCAGCCGCCTGATTTTCAGACGGCTCAAAACCG ATGGTGGGGACTTGTTGAGAATTCATGGGGAGTATCACAAAAGTACCCTAAATCACTTCCATTTTATTCGAACTTTGATCAG GGTCATGGTTACCACATTTTCATGGACGGAAGGAAAATATCAACTAAACCTTGGAACAACATCTCTTGCCAAAGCTTTCAG CCTCTTCTAGATTGTCTTGAAGATCAGAGACCAAATGCAATTCAAGTTTCTATAGA TTTTAATGAAGCGTCTTATATTGGAGGAGGAAACATCACGCTAAAAGGATCTCTTGATGGCGATACTTATTTTACAACCAGGATATTTCAAGGAGAACTGCTTTTTGGGAACTTGCCGGTCCTTTTTACTTTTTCT GTGAAATCAGATGTGAGCTCTATGGTAGGCCTTTCTCTCAAGTTTTCTTCTCAGGCGTTGGAGAAGACATCAATACTACTCGCTTCTCGGGGTGATTCCGTGCTAAACACAAAGCAGTTCTCTAGCAAGTTTAATAGAGTAATTATGCCACATCAAGTGAAACGACTAGATGCAACTCCAGGATGGGTGATACAAGAGAGCCGTCTTGCAATGGAGGGCTACACATTAACAGGGATTCATATCATTTGTTATAGATCAAAACATATCTCAGTTAACCATGAAATAGTGACTCAAAGTCCATCTATATATAATGCAGTGCTGGGGCATATCGATATTAGAACTTCTGCAACAAACTCAGATTTCCCACCTGATGCATCATGGTTAGTTGAGGGTCAGTTCATAAAATGGACTTCAGGTTCCGAGGCTTCGAAGACCGTCAGTGTTAAGATCATTTGGAAACTGAAAGACGGAACAGCTTCTTGGTTCCCTAGCTACAATATCTATGTTGAGAAACAAGGAATAGTCAGAAATTCAAATGCACTGCTTGAAGAAAGGCTAGAATATCTTGGACTGGCACGAGTGGAAGCCTTTTATATATCTGATCTCATGGTTCCTTCTGGTATCTCTAGACTAAATTTCATCATTCAAGTATGCAGTCTTGATGGCACTTTGCAGAAGTTAGATTGTTCACCGTCTTTCCAGTTAAACGTAGAAGGTTAG
- the LOC108212713 gene encoding uncharacterized protein LOC108212713: protein MWKWGSLLRGELQLAIGHYQHYELHCSALKLHYELHCLMVHLTNDVLFEVHNGDRKAIVDIGSRTCTCNRFQLEQLRCAHAIAVLQKANHDPYDYCSPYFTKLKEAMMHAYEETVFLVGHEDAWKVPENIKSMALYPPQGRLRVGRPKKRRCKASWEINAKQREQVKCGSCN from the exons ATGTGGAAATGGGGGTCGCTACTGCGAGGAGAG TTGCAATTGGCTATTGGCCATTATCAACATTATGAACTACATTGCAGTGCATTGAAGTTACATTATGAACTACATTGTTTGATG GTGCATCTGACAAATGATGTTTTGTTTGAAGTTCACAATGGTGATAGAAAAGCTATAGTTGATATTGGTTCGAGAACCTGCACATGCAATAGATTTCAGCTGGAACAACTTCGTTGTGCTCATGCAATTGCTGTTTTACAAAAGGCTAATCATGATCCATATGATTACTGTTCACCATATTTCACAAAGCTTAAGGAAGCAATGATGCATGCATATGAAGAGACAGTGTTCCTTGTTGGTCACGAAGACGCGTGGAAAGTACCCGAAAATATCAAATCAATGGCACTATATCCTCCACAAGGACGACTAAGAGTGGGCAgaccaaaaaaaagaagatgcaAAGCTTCTTGGGAGATAAATGCAAAACAGCGTGAACAAGTCAAATGCGGGAGTTGCAATTAG
- the LOC108214134 gene encoding LOB domain-containing protein 12: MGTGHSPCASCKLLRRRCTKDCTFAPYFPSDDPHKFAIVHKVFGASNISKMLQELPIHQRADAVSSLVYEANARVRDPVYGCVGAISYLQNQVSQLQMQLAVAQTEMLCIQMQQEQPPLLPPSMEPISAHDLIGDDKSSFYSNNMMPQYLNYSSSNSTNVIHDSLKRESFFGHDMHVS, translated from the exons ATGGGAACAGGACACTCTCCTTGCGCCTCCTGCAAGCTGCTCCGGCGGCGATGCACCAAGGACTGCACTTTCGCTCCGTACTTCCCTTCCGATGATCCCCATAAGTTCGCCATTGTTCACAAAGTGTTTGGtgctagcaacattagcaaGATGTTGCAG GAGCTTCCGATTCATCAGAGAGCAGATGCAGTAAGCAGTCTGGTTTACGAAGCCAACGCAAGGGTCCGAGACCCGGTCTACGGATGCGTAGGAGCGATATCATACCTGCAAAACCAGGTGTCTCAGCTTCAAATGCAGCTGGCAGTGGCTCAGACCGAGATGCTCTGCATCCAAATGCAACAAGAGCAGCCTCCCCTGCTACCACCTTCCATGGAACCCATCAGCGCTCATGATCTTATCGGCGACGACAAATCGAGTTTTTACAGCAATAACATGATGCCTCAGTATCTCAACTACTCATCCTCGAATTCTACCAATGTAATCCATGATTCTCTCAAGAGAGAGTCTTTCTTTGGGCATGACATGCAtgtttcttaa
- the LOC108212715 gene encoding uncharacterized protein LOC108212715 — MAELCLCLKPALVVVHTTWTPSNAGHRFAGCAKGQCQYFRWVDPPLCDRALLIIPGLISKIDHLEVKKQLETINLKKNEEYFKCSTTMKMLLVTWMLIVSYIFWNKEAKAKRVIQVVSSSSSVSTALVKWKKPEDGVLKLNVDVAVRLGEASFSLGLVLRDSAGAFVISKTICKAMVATVIEAEASVILEGLKWLLTLNHEMLIIESESLLAVRALQDPQENLLEVGHILIVCKLILYSNSDYSVFFVKRQVSGITHLVAKLRVL; from the exons ATGGCAGAACTGTGTCTGTGTTTGAAACCCGCATTGGTTGTGGTACACACGACATGGACTCCTTCAAATGCTGGTCATCGATTTGCTGGTTGTGCCAAGGGTCAATGTCAATATTTCCGTTGGGTGGATCCCCCTTTGTGTGATCGTGCCCTGTTAATCATACCTGGTTTGATTAGTAAGATTGATCACCTAGAAGTAAAGAAGCAATTGGAAACTATTAATTTGAAGAAGAATGAAGAGTACTTCAAATGCAGCACAACTATGAAGATGCTACTTGTGACATGGATGCTAATTGTCTCCTACATCTTTTGGAACAAA GAGGCTAAAGCTAAGCGAGTTATTCAAGTTGTTAGTAGTTCGAGCTCTGTTTCTACTGCGTTGGTGAAATGGAAAAAGCCCGAGGATGGAGTTCTCAAGCTAAATGTTGATGTAGCCGTGCGTCTGGGTGAGGCCTCATTCTCGTTAGGCTTGGTTCTCCGTGACAGTGCGGGAGCTTTTGTGATAAGTAAAACGATTTGTAAAGCAATGGTGGCTACTGTCATTGAAGCCGAAGCAAGTGTTATCCTTGAAGGTCTCAAGTGGCTGTTAACATTGAATCATGAGATGCTAATAATTGAATCAGAGTCTCTTCTTGCTGTTAGAGCTTTGCAAGACCCTCAGGAAAATCTCTTAGAAGTTGGCCATATTTTGATTGTCTGCAAGCTTATTTTATATTCGAACTCAGATTATTCAGTTTTCTTTGTTAAAAGACAAGTGAGTGGGATAACTCATCTTGTAGCTAAATTACGTGTTCTCTAA